In a genomic window of Akkermansiaceae bacterium:
- the miaB gene encoding tRNA (N6-isopentenyl adenosine(37)-C2)-methylthiotransferase MiaB, protein MPKVFIKTYGCQMNERDSEQVARMFVEGGYTVTQDEKAADAILVNTCSVRDQAEQKALGKMGIMGKYRDTRPHLVYGYMGCMAQSRGKELFKNIPHLDVVVGTQKYHKVFEYVDNILTRRMEQRMDDPSLSLTGGNICDVEEEKDSQNTIRDHVAQADQTTAFVSIMQGCNMRCSFCIVPDTRGKERSRPIADIVDECRGLVENGVKEITLLGQIVNLYGRTEFPRVDGKSPFVQLLEAVHGIDGLERIRFVSPHPIGYRADLVAAFTYLPKLCSHIHFPMQSGSDSILKQMRRPYKHAKFVEICENMKAARPDIAITTDIIVGFPGETEEDFQATVDTVKQLEFDNAFVFRYSKRRNTPAAEMGGQLSERVKEERNQRLLEVVNELSIRKNEALVGSHQRVLCTGPSKTNKSRLMGRTSQNKIVIFDGDAERMTGGIFDVLIEDTTGFSLYGTAVIR, encoded by the coding sequence ATGCCCAAGGTATTTATCAAGACATACGGATGCCAGATGAACGAACGCGACTCCGAGCAGGTTGCCCGGATGTTTGTGGAAGGTGGTTACACCGTGACCCAGGATGAGAAGGCAGCGGATGCGATCCTTGTCAATACCTGTAGTGTCCGCGACCAGGCAGAGCAAAAAGCACTCGGCAAGATGGGGATCATGGGGAAATACCGCGATACCCGGCCCCACCTCGTCTACGGCTATATGGGCTGCATGGCGCAGAGCCGGGGCAAGGAGTTGTTTAAAAACATCCCCCACCTCGATGTGGTGGTGGGCACCCAGAAATACCACAAGGTTTTTGAATACGTCGACAACATCCTGACCAGGCGGATGGAGCAGCGGATGGATGACCCCTCCCTCTCGTTGACCGGCGGTAACATCTGTGATGTCGAGGAGGAAAAGGACTCCCAGAACACCATCCGCGACCACGTTGCCCAGGCCGACCAGACCACGGCCTTTGTCTCCATCATGCAGGGCTGCAACATGCGCTGCTCGTTCTGTATTGTGCCCGACACCCGCGGCAAAGAACGGAGCCGACCGATCGCTGACATCGTCGACGAGTGCCGGGGGCTGGTTGAGAATGGTGTCAAGGAAATCACCTTGTTAGGCCAGATTGTCAACCTCTACGGCCGGACCGAGTTTCCCAGGGTCGATGGCAAGTCACCCTTCGTCCAACTGCTCGAAGCGGTGCACGGGATCGATGGGCTGGAGCGCATCCGTTTCGTGTCGCCTCACCCGATCGGTTACCGCGCCGACCTGGTGGCCGCCTTCACCTACCTGCCCAAACTGTGTAGCCATATCCATTTCCCGATGCAGTCCGGATCGGATTCGATTTTAAAACAAATGCGCCGACCCTACAAGCATGCGAAATTTGTCGAGATCTGCGAAAACATGAAGGCGGCCCGACCCGATATCGCGATCACCACCGACATCATCGTCGGTTTCCCCGGCGAGACCGAAGAGGATTTCCAGGCGACCGTTGATACCGTCAAACAGCTTGAATTCGATAATGCCTTTGTTTTCCGTTACTCAAAACGCCGCAACACACCCGCCGCCGAGATGGGCGGCCAGCTGTCCGAGCGTGTCAAGGAGGAGCGGAACCAACGGCTACTTGAGGTGGTCAACGAACTCTCGATCAGGAAAAACGAGGCCCTGGTCGGCAGTCACCAGCGGGTCCTCTGCACCGGTCCGTCCAAGACCAACAAGTCCCGGCTGATGGGCCGGACCAGCCAGAATAAAATCGTCATCTTCGATGGTGACGCAGAGCGTATGACCGGAGGGATTTTCGATGTCCTGATCGAGGACACGACCGGGTTTTCCCTATACGGGACGGCGGTCATCCGTTGA
- a CDS encoding C40 family peptidase, whose product MKSLSIILTSLTVLAASVFLTSCSSQLKARESYIVHQFDYGKTAYVGPDGKATAPPRAPRRVKRMIAAANSLTDKPYVYGGGHRSFNDTGYDCSGAVSYVLHAGGKLDQPLVSQNFFDYGKKGYGDWVTVYVRKGHVFLVIAGARFDTGGTWNSTGPRWKPQRRGAKGYYVRHPKGL is encoded by the coding sequence ATGAAAAGTCTCAGCATCATCCTTACATCGCTGACGGTCCTTGCCGCATCCGTTTTTCTGACCTCCTGCTCATCGCAGCTCAAGGCCCGGGAAAGCTACATCGTGCACCAATTCGACTACGGTAAAACGGCCTACGTGGGCCCCGATGGCAAAGCCACCGCACCGCCACGCGCACCACGGCGGGTGAAACGTATGATCGCAGCGGCCAACTCCCTCACCGACAAACCTTATGTCTACGGCGGCGGCCACCGCAGTTTCAACGATACGGGTTACGACTGCTCAGGCGCCGTTTCCTATGTCCTCCATGCCGGCGGCAAACTGGACCAACCGCTGGTGTCGCAGAATTTCTTCGATTACGGGAAAAAGGGATACGGTGACTGGGTTACGGTCTATGTCCGCAAAGGCCACGTCTTTCTGGTCATCGCCGGTGCCCGCTTTGATACCGGCGGCACCTGGAACTCGACCGGTCCCCGCTGGAAACCCCAACGCCGTGGGGCGAAGGGCTACTACGTCCGGCACCCGAAAGGACTTTAA
- a CDS encoding thermonuclease family protein: protein MTRRFTSIIAVLIAVMGTVSAEKWLTYERCELADDKYFDGDSFSVKALTGYTYVFRLYGVDCPETDKRVKSRLVEQAKEFNIEEKDVIKWGKKAADFSKKFLRKPFTVYTRKTKAGGASKKARYFAIVVNAEGKRLDEALVEAGLARAYGMGAEWDEPFWHKTINDLPSRMTSKRFISKLHSLESKAKRDKAGVWKK, encoded by the coding sequence ATGACCCGCCGTTTCACATCCATCATTGCCGTCCTCATCGCTGTCATGGGGACGGTCTCCGCCGAAAAATGGCTCACTTACGAGCGCTGTGAGCTCGCGGACGACAAGTATTTCGATGGCGACAGCTTTTCGGTCAAGGCGCTGACCGGTTACACCTATGTCTTCCGACTGTATGGTGTTGATTGCCCTGAAACGGATAAACGGGTGAAATCCCGACTCGTTGAGCAGGCGAAGGAATTTAACATCGAGGAAAAGGACGTCATCAAGTGGGGTAAAAAAGCCGCCGACTTCTCGAAGAAGTTCCTGCGCAAACCCTTCACCGTCTATACCCGCAAAACCAAGGCCGGCGGCGCGAGTAAAAAAGCGCGTTACTTCGCCATTGTGGTGAATGCAGAGGGCAAGCGACTCGATGAGGCCCTGGTTGAGGCCGGTCTTGCCCGCGCCTACGGCATGGGCGCCGAGTGGGATGAACCCTTCTGGCATAAAACCATAAACGATCTGCCCAGCCGCATGACCTCCAAGCGTTTTATCAGCAAACTCCACAGCCTTGAGAGCAAGGCCAAGCGCGACAAGGCCGGGGTCTGGAAAAAGTAG
- a CDS encoding DUF1080 domain-containing protein has protein sequence MKFYPASLVTGFMLLGIAGADLSIDPNDARASLGFFCHNPANNQEIKTLIDDLDADAFEVRDKAFEKLTHLPALPVFVRRMAKEETKPEVRTRLEDLANRFTVEYESAGLNRLLHQINTARSKGALAPMVSIVQSGRWQIDPGSLHQAARATVTPDDLPLIEAKLANKSADVRSLIAAALAGLPVRVASGPLQQLLHDPAEQVRLSAALSLARLRHKACLPAFARLLESPDFFTRHQSWSALKALSGQDFGFDPSEAPPRQDKAAARWKRWSSGNKAGIRGELPENLIVGLFNGRNLAGWDVYENGRPVDKQQTGWSVVDRQLVCLGGIRGDIRTQQRFENYVLTLDFKIDKPDGDSGVGILFTQENEAAGANEGKYLEVQLLPGACGDLYAIGGFHARANGKAITFSAPRTAPVDDPPGKWHQLKLSVTKGSVKVRINGALVNEATGGSKGPGKIVIRNEGKRISFRNIMLSRAGK, from the coding sequence ATGAAATTTTATCCAGCATCCCTCGTGACTGGTTTCATGCTACTTGGCATCGCCGGGGCAGACCTGTCGATCGATCCAAACGATGCCCGCGCATCGCTTGGCTTTTTCTGCCACAACCCTGCAAACAACCAGGAGATTAAAACCCTCATCGATGATCTGGATGCGGATGCTTTCGAAGTACGTGATAAGGCATTTGAAAAACTCACGCACTTGCCGGCGCTTCCTGTGTTTGTCCGGCGGATGGCCAAGGAGGAAACCAAACCTGAGGTCCGCACCCGGCTCGAAGACCTCGCCAACCGCTTTACCGTGGAATACGAAAGCGCCGGACTCAATCGACTGCTTCATCAAATCAACACAGCCAGGTCCAAAGGTGCCCTCGCCCCGATGGTGTCCATTGTCCAATCCGGGAGATGGCAGATAGACCCAGGCTCACTTCACCAGGCGGCTCGGGCGACGGTCACACCGGACGACTTACCGCTCATCGAGGCAAAGCTCGCTAACAAGTCCGCCGATGTGCGCAGCCTCATCGCTGCGGCATTGGCCGGCCTGCCCGTTCGGGTGGCCTCAGGCCCTTTGCAACAACTACTCCATGACCCCGCCGAGCAGGTGAGGCTCAGCGCGGCGCTGTCGCTCGCCAGACTGCGACACAAAGCCTGCCTACCGGCGTTTGCCCGACTCCTTGAGTCCCCGGACTTTTTTACACGTCACCAAAGCTGGTCGGCGCTCAAGGCGCTCAGCGGACAGGATTTCGGCTTCGACCCCAGTGAAGCGCCGCCTCGGCAAGACAAGGCGGCCGCCAGGTGGAAGCGATGGTCCTCGGGTAACAAGGCAGGTATCAGGGGCGAGTTACCTGAAAACTTGATCGTCGGTCTTTTCAACGGCCGGAACTTGGCCGGATGGGATGTTTATGAGAATGGCAGGCCGGTGGACAAGCAACAAACGGGCTGGAGTGTGGTTGACCGCCAGTTGGTATGCCTGGGGGGCATTCGCGGTGACATCCGCACGCAACAGAGGTTCGAAAACTACGTCCTTACCCTCGATTTTAAAATCGACAAACCGGACGGCGACAGCGGGGTCGGTATCCTGTTTACCCAGGAAAACGAGGCGGCCGGGGCAAACGAGGGGAAGTATCTCGAAGTGCAACTCCTGCCGGGCGCATGCGGCGACCTTTATGCCATTGGCGGTTTCCATGCACGGGCGAACGGAAAAGCCATCACCTTCAGCGCCCCCCGGACGGCTCCGGTTGACGATCCACCGGGGAAGTGGCACCAGCTCAAACTCAGCGTCACAAAGGGAAGCGTCAAAGTCCGGATCAACGGGGCGCTTGTCAATGAAGCGACCGGTGGCTCCAAGGGGCCGGGCAAGATCGTCATCCGCAACGAGGGCAAGAGGATATCCTTCCGGAACATCATGTTGAGCCGGGCCGGGAAATAG
- a CDS encoding DNA gyrase/topoisomerase IV subunit A yields the protein MDELDFTDPDDTTGHQNLGGMYADYFLDYASYVIMERAVPHLGDGLKPVQRRILHSMKELEDGRYNKVANVVGNTMKYHPHGDTSIGDAMVQLGQKELLIDTQGNWGNVLTGDKAAAPRYIEARLTPLALEVAFNPKTTEWSRSYDGRNQEPVTLPLKFPLLLSQGVEGIAVGLACKMLPHNFIELLEASICALRKQPFELLPDFPTGGIMDASNYNDGLRGGRIRVRAEIKIEKKRILRITQVPFGVTTGSLMDNIVAANDKGKIKISKIEDNTAANADILIHLPAGADCKTSRDSLYAFTDCEVSISPNACVIHDGKPRFMGVSEILKHSAKQTKSLLKRELEIRLGELEEKWHFSSLEKIFIENRIYRDIEECETWEAVIEAIDSGLKPFKKLLRREITQDDIVRLTEIKIKRISKFDSFKADELINKLEEDIAEVEKNLKNLTRYAVAYYKNLIKKYGKGRERRTEIAEFGVVNRTQVVATTEVLYANYKDGFAGWGLKKDDAVEKCSRIDDVICFDGEGKMRVIKIADKAFVGKRIQHIAILRKEEEKIYSMIYRDGRQGAVYAKRFKLGGVTRDKEYDLTQGTKNSRVLYFAVHDTEEASAENMVLIHLKPVPRLRSLSRLFSFGELAIKGRAVKGNLVTKHAVDRVVRPPKEGDDLELE from the coding sequence ATGGATGAACTAGACTTTACAGATCCGGACGACACCACCGGGCATCAGAACCTCGGTGGTATGTATGCCGACTACTTCCTCGATTACGCGAGCTACGTGATTATGGAGCGTGCCGTGCCGCATCTGGGGGATGGCTTGAAGCCCGTGCAGCGCCGTATTCTTCACTCGATGAAAGAGCTTGAGGACGGTCGCTATAACAAGGTCGCCAACGTCGTCGGAAACACCATGAAGTACCACCCGCATGGTGATACCTCGATTGGTGATGCCATGGTGCAGCTCGGCCAGAAGGAATTGCTCATCGATACCCAGGGAAACTGGGGGAACGTGCTCACAGGCGACAAGGCGGCCGCCCCACGTTACATCGAGGCGCGACTCACCCCGCTCGCCCTCGAGGTTGCTTTCAACCCGAAAACCACCGAGTGGAGCCGTAGTTATGATGGCAGGAACCAGGAGCCTGTCACACTGCCGTTGAAGTTCCCCTTGCTGTTGTCCCAGGGGGTCGAGGGGATCGCCGTCGGCCTTGCCTGCAAGATGTTGCCTCATAATTTTATCGAGCTGCTGGAGGCGAGTATCTGTGCACTCCGCAAGCAGCCATTCGAGCTGCTGCCCGATTTTCCAACCGGCGGCATCATGGATGCCAGCAATTACAACGACGGCCTGCGCGGCGGCAGGATCCGGGTCCGGGCCGAAATCAAGATCGAGAAAAAACGTATCCTCCGCATCACCCAGGTGCCCTTTGGGGTCACCACGGGTAGCCTGATGGACAACATCGTGGCGGCCAACGACAAGGGGAAGATCAAGATATCCAAAATCGAGGACAACACCGCCGCCAACGCCGATATCCTGATCCACCTTCCCGCCGGGGCCGATTGCAAAACCTCACGTGATTCCCTCTATGCCTTCACCGACTGCGAAGTCTCCATCTCGCCGAATGCCTGTGTGATCCACGATGGCAAACCCCGCTTCATGGGAGTCTCCGAGATCCTCAAACACAGCGCGAAACAGACCAAGTCGCTGCTCAAAAGGGAGCTTGAAATCCGACTCGGTGAGCTTGAGGAAAAATGGCACTTCTCCTCGCTGGAGAAAATTTTCATCGAAAACCGGATCTACCGCGACATCGAGGAATGTGAAACCTGGGAAGCGGTCATCGAGGCCATCGACAGTGGGCTCAAGCCGTTCAAAAAACTGCTCAGGCGCGAGATCACCCAGGATGATATTGTCAGGCTAACAGAAATAAAAATCAAGCGGATCTCGAAGTTCGATAGCTTCAAGGCCGACGAACTCATCAACAAGCTGGAGGAGGATATCGCGGAGGTTGAGAAAAACCTGAAGAATCTAACACGCTACGCGGTCGCATACTACAAAAACCTGATCAAGAAATACGGCAAAGGCCGCGAGCGCCGCACCGAGATTGCCGAGTTTGGTGTGGTCAACCGCACGCAAGTAGTCGCGACCACGGAAGTCCTCTACGCCAACTACAAGGACGGCTTCGCCGGCTGGGGGCTGAAGAAGGACGATGCGGTTGAGAAGTGTTCGCGGATTGATGATGTGATTTGCTTTGACGGTGAAGGCAAGATGCGCGTCATTAAGATTGCCGACAAGGCGTTTGTCGGCAAACGCATCCAGCACATCGCTATTCTGCGTAAGGAGGAGGAGAAGATCTACTCGATGATCTACCGCGACGGTCGACAAGGTGCTGTTTACGCGAAGCGCTTCAAGCTGGGCGGGGTCACCCGCGACAAGGAGTATGATCTGACCCAGGGAACCAAAAACTCGCGTGTGCTCTACTTCGCCGTCCACGACACCGAGGAGGCAAGCGCCGAGAACATGGTGCTCATCCACCTCAAACCCGTGCCCCGCCTGCGCAGCCTTTCCCGTTTGTTCAGCTTTGGTGAGCTCGCTATCAAAGGCCGTGCGGTCAAAGGTAACCTGGTGACCAAACATGCGGTCGATCGCGTGGTCAGACCGCCCAAGGAGGGCGATGACCTGGAGTTGGAGTGA
- a CDS encoding ROK family protein, with product MSIYAVDFGGTRIKAGIVRDGGVLVHDAIAHRAGASLEASMPRVRELCETLLAAAGGDIKPQAMVCSLPCIVAPDRSRVTRTFGKYDDATEFDLKAWVKSGMGIPCWLENDARAAAIGEWKYGAGVGVENLTMITLGTGIGTAVICEGRPLFGTHGVAGNLCGHNTMHVGGRRCVCGLDGCAEAHVASWALPGIARESELFPESALASAEIIDYRTVFSEAAAGDELAVDLRDRAIEYWTTLVMNLIYQYDPERIVIGGGIMAGKDVILPAIQGKLAERIPALHSRTKVLAAELGDAAALAGGWAIWEMDQ from the coding sequence ATGAGTATCTATGCAGTTGATTTTGGCGGCACCCGCATCAAGGCCGGGATTGTGCGGGACGGAGGGGTTCTGGTCCACGATGCCATCGCACACAGGGCCGGGGCGTCGTTGGAAGCATCCATGCCGAGGGTCAGGGAACTCTGTGAGACGTTGTTGGCTGCCGCTGGTGGCGACATCAAACCGCAGGCGATGGTTTGCTCGCTGCCCTGTATTGTGGCACCGGACCGGAGTCGGGTCACCCGCACCTTCGGGAAATACGATGACGCCACGGAGTTTGACCTCAAAGCCTGGGTGAAATCCGGGATGGGGATTCCCTGTTGGTTGGAAAACGACGCGCGTGCCGCTGCGATAGGCGAGTGGAAGTATGGCGCGGGTGTTGGTGTGGAGAATCTTACCATGATCACACTGGGCACGGGTATTGGCACGGCCGTCATTTGTGAAGGCCGACCGCTTTTCGGCACCCACGGTGTCGCCGGAAACCTCTGCGGTCATAACACGATGCATGTGGGTGGTCGCAGGTGCGTCTGTGGCCTCGATGGCTGCGCGGAGGCGCACGTTGCCTCCTGGGCGCTCCCGGGGATCGCCCGGGAGTCGGAGCTTTTTCCCGAAAGCGCGCTGGCATCGGCGGAGATCATCGACTACCGCACCGTGTTCAGCGAGGCTGCGGCGGGTGATGAGCTGGCTGTTGATTTACGGGACCGGGCCATTGAATACTGGACCACACTGGTCATGAACCTGATTTACCAATACGACCCCGAGCGTATCGTCATCGGCGGAGGCATCATGGCGGGAAAAGATGTCATCCTTCCCGCCATCCAGGGTAAACTGGCGGAGCGCATCCCGGCGCTGCACAGCCGGACAAAGGTACTCGCCGCCGAGCTTGGTGATGCCGCCGCCCTCGCGGGAGGCTGGGCGATTTGGGAAATGGACCAATGA
- a CDS encoding YdiU family protein translates to MPAIPFDNTYARLPERFYVKQEPARVPGAGLVKVNGKLAEQLGIDADWLVSPEGVAMLAGNSLPDGAEPLAQAYAGHQFGGFVPQLGDGRALLLGEVIDTTGQRRDIQLKGSGRTPFSRNGDGKSALGPVIREYIVSEAMHALGVPTTRALGAVTTGEGVLRQEGPLPGGVFTRVAASHIRVGTFQYFAARRDTEAVRALADYAIARHYPECLCTADPAPPYAAFLKSMLQAQAKLVAQWMSLGFIHGVMNTDNTSVSGETIDYGPCAFMDVFHPQCVFSSIDRQARYAWGNQPNIALWNLTRLAETLLPLLDEKEDQAMAVAEDVLSGFSAYFADQYMTRFRAKFGLTTTSNDDVIQLGLSLIANQQVDFTLFFRLLTNTVNNGDSDYLSALFPDKEAFKNWFKQWQGAVDADKGLQAMQAANPILIPRNHRVEQAIQGAYAGDYAPFHRLTGALENPYQEQAQYADLEAPPKACEIVTETFCGT, encoded by the coding sequence ATGCCCGCTATTCCATTCGACAACACCTACGCCCGACTCCCGGAGCGTTTTTATGTGAAACAGGAGCCTGCCCGGGTTCCCGGGGCCGGGTTGGTCAAGGTGAACGGCAAACTGGCGGAACAACTCGGCATCGATGCCGACTGGCTTGTATCACCAGAGGGGGTGGCCATGCTGGCAGGCAACAGCCTGCCAGACGGAGCCGAGCCGCTTGCCCAGGCTTACGCCGGCCATCAATTCGGCGGTTTTGTGCCGCAGCTTGGTGACGGTCGGGCGCTTTTGTTAGGCGAGGTGATCGACACCACAGGCCAGCGCCGTGATATCCAGCTGAAGGGGTCGGGGCGGACGCCTTTTTCAAGAAACGGCGACGGCAAATCGGCACTCGGTCCCGTGATCAGGGAGTATATCGTCAGTGAGGCCATGCACGCACTGGGCGTGCCCACCACACGCGCACTTGGCGCGGTGACCACGGGCGAGGGGGTGCTCCGACAGGAGGGGCCGCTGCCGGGCGGGGTGTTTACCAGGGTGGCGGCGAGCCATATCCGCGTCGGGACCTTCCAATACTTTGCCGCCCGGCGCGATACGGAGGCGGTGCGTGCCCTGGCCGACTACGCCATTGCCCGGCACTACCCCGAGTGCCTGTGCACGGCTGATCCAGCTCCACCCTACGCCGCCTTTTTAAAATCGATGCTTCAGGCGCAGGCAAAACTGGTGGCACAGTGGATGTCGCTTGGTTTTATCCACGGCGTGATGAACACGGATAACACTTCCGTTTCGGGTGAAACCATCGACTATGGACCGTGTGCCTTCATGGATGTTTTCCATCCCCAGTGTGTGTTCAGTTCAATTGACCGGCAGGCACGTTACGCCTGGGGGAACCAGCCTAACATCGCGTTGTGGAATCTGACGCGACTGGCAGAAACACTCCTGCCGTTGCTTGATGAAAAGGAAGACCAAGCCATGGCGGTTGCCGAAGACGTGCTCTCCGGGTTTTCAGCGTATTTTGCCGATCAATACATGACCCGGTTCCGCGCTAAATTCGGCCTGACAACCACCAGCAACGATGATGTCATCCAGCTTGGGTTGTCATTGATCGCCAACCAGCAAGTGGATTTCACTCTCTTTTTCCGACTCCTGACAAACACCGTCAACAATGGCGACTCCGATTACTTGTCTGCTTTGTTTCCTGACAAAGAGGCATTCAAAAACTGGTTCAAGCAATGGCAGGGTGCTGTCGATGCAGACAAAGGTCTGCAAGCCATGCAAGCAGCCAACCCCATCCTGATCCCGCGCAACCACCGGGTCGAACAAGCGATCCAAGGCGCTTATGCGGGTGACTACGCGCCGTTCCACCGATTGACCGGGGCCCTGGAAAACCCTTACCAAGAGCAAGCGCAATACGCCGATCTTGAGGCTCCCCCCAAAGCCTGCGAAATCGTCACCGAGACATTCTGCGGCACTTAG
- a CDS encoding DUF4407 domain-containing protein — MNPRKSSVWKRVFFWLSGAGTETLEQCPNWEQRKYVAFGATVLVPCAFAFIACAYALSTLTQNNWVVFPVAAVWSFIIMTIDRALLASYRPFLSPFKKLGQFALRFVVAMLMGLTIAHPLVLLLFQDTVSGVIEEARSAQIERTKESFKKEKDTQLAEIRTQEAAIAKQREKWNDSFNAKFLVAQDKQADEEFAGLTPEQQARLKTSIDEATQTFTTRVESIDTEIATLTPQYTKIQQEQAFWQEQFEKEVNGQRSGIRGLGPRARSIRDDQLAWRRTEAARLGVMLKSLSEEKSALLASIAESKATAIAAFEKKLEAERAIAAVEEARVAALRRKVQADQADQFVEQQNQIRTTIKEQIDSMLVELKRMQGELAATGADERATITAIANDTRRDILTQTLALHHLFQQGEKGGKFAFTTYWILTALFMLVDTIPLMVKFFCKAGPYDKLLDRDEVQFDSDHAAFIKSHHRYMKELGDGNLIAVTRNKTLENALVDGVEHSRAARAFLDSMIELERAFHEKMLAEEEEFGYAGPEKRQMLEAMKKGFYDDMHRRMEQFFAHSHTVSARTGV; from the coding sequence ATGAATCCTCGAAAAAGCTCGGTTTGGAAGCGCGTGTTTTTCTGGCTCTCGGGAGCGGGAACCGAAACCCTGGAGCAGTGCCCGAACTGGGAGCAACGCAAGTACGTCGCCTTCGGCGCAACCGTGCTGGTGCCCTGTGCGTTCGCCTTCATCGCCTGCGCCTACGCCCTCTCCACCCTCACGCAGAACAACTGGGTGGTTTTTCCCGTCGCCGCCGTCTGGTCGTTTATCATCATGACCATTGATCGCGCCCTGCTCGCGAGTTACCGCCCGTTTCTCTCGCCGTTTAAAAAACTCGGCCAGTTCGCACTCCGTTTTGTGGTCGCCATGCTGATGGGCCTGACCATCGCCCACCCGCTGGTGCTGCTGCTCTTCCAGGACACAGTGAGCGGTGTGATCGAGGAGGCCCGGTCGGCTCAGATCGAGCGGACCAAGGAGTCGTTTAAAAAGGAAAAGGACACCCAGCTCGCGGAAATCCGCACCCAGGAGGCGGCGATCGCCAAGCAGAGGGAGAAATGGAACGACAGCTTTAACGCCAAGTTCCTCGTCGCCCAGGATAAACAGGCTGATGAGGAATTTGCTGGGCTGACACCTGAGCAACAGGCCCGACTGAAAACCTCCATCGACGAGGCCACCCAGACTTTTACCACCCGTGTTGAGTCCATCGACACCGAGATCGCAACCCTCACCCCGCAGTACACCAAGATCCAACAGGAGCAGGCGTTCTGGCAGGAGCAGTTTGAAAAAGAGGTGAACGGCCAGCGCAGCGGCATCCGCGGGCTGGGTCCACGGGCGCGAAGTATCCGCGACGACCAGTTGGCGTGGCGACGCACCGAGGCGGCCCGGCTTGGGGTGATGCTCAAAAGCCTCTCCGAGGAAAAAAGCGCCCTGCTCGCAAGCATCGCGGAATCCAAGGCCACGGCCATCGCAGCCTTTGAGAAAAAACTCGAGGCCGAGCGCGCCATCGCCGCCGTTGAAGAGGCACGGGTCGCCGCCCTGCGCCGTAAAGTGCAGGCGGACCAGGCCGACCAGTTTGTCGAACAGCAAAACCAGATCCGCACCACCATCAAGGAGCAAATCGACTCCATGCTCGTCGAACTCAAACGCATGCAGGGCGAGCTGGCCGCCACCGGTGCCGACGAGCGGGCCACGATCACAGCCATCGCCAACGACACCCGCCGCGACATCCTCACTCAGACGCTGGCACTGCACCACCTTTTCCAACAAGGGGAAAAGGGAGGGAAGTTTGCCTTCACCACCTACTGGATACTAACAGCTTTGTTCATGCTCGTCGATACCATCCCGCTGATGGTGAAGTTTTTCTGCAAGGCAGGGCCTTATGATAAATTGTTAGATCGCGACGAGGTGCAGTTTGACAGTGACCACGCCGCCTTCATCAAAAGCCACCACCGCTACATGAAAGAGCTTGGTGATGGCAACCTCATCGCCGTGACCCGCAACAAGACGCTGGAAAACGCCCTGGTCGATGGTGTCGAGCACTCGCGTGCCGCCCGCGCCTTCCTCGACTCCATGATCGAGCTCGAGCGTGCTTTCCACGAAAAGATGTTAGCCGAGGAAGAGGAGTTCGGATACGCCGGTCCCGAGAAACGTCAGATGCTTGAAGCGATGAAAAAGGGTTTCTACGACGACATGCACCGCCGTATGGAGCAGTTCTTCGCCCACTCGCACACGGTCAGTGCGCGCACCGGTGTCTAA